In the Terriglobus sp. RCC_193 genome, ACCGTAGCACCGCCCGCAGGTGCAGGAGTAGAATCTGAGGTAGCTTATGTCCCAGTCCGGTCGTTCCTCCGTCAAGGTCATCGTCGCCACCGTCGTCATCGTCGGGGCTGTCCTGTTCCTCGCCATTGCGGGTGCTCGCGACAGCAAGGCGACCAGCTACTACTGCACCATCAGCGAACTCCAGACAATGGGCAACAAGGCCTTCAAGCGCAACCTGCGCGTGGCCGGTAACGTGAAGCCCGGCTCCATCCAGCGCGTGGGCACGCACGCTCAGTTCGTCCTGCTGGAACAGGGCAAGGAACTCTCTGTGAACTACGAGGGCACGGAGCCCCCACCAGACACCTTCAAGGACGACGCCCAGGCCCTCGCTATGGGCCACCTGGGCCGCGACGGCGTCTTCCAGGCCACCGAACTCCAGGCCAAGTGCGCCAGCAAGTACGCCCCCGCCCCCAACGGAGCCAAGCCGGGCGCACAACCGGCAGCGATGCCAAACGCAGCCTCCGCCGCTGCGCTGGTTGCACCCTTGAAATAGCGTTATACCGTAGGTGGCGACACATACGCGGGCGGAGAAGGAAGAGCCCCATAAAGCTCTTCAGCATCTGGCACTACGTAGTCATACAGGAAGTACTGAAAGTACGTTCCGCTAAAGAGAAATGTCATCACACCGCCAAATGCAAGCCCAACGGTTGCCTCTTGAAGCGCACTGCGCAGCTTGAACGCCGCCATGGTGTAGCTGCCTAGCACGGCAATGACTGCGAATACACTGACGGCCGTTGAAAGCATATGGGTGTCCCCAACATCTTGCCCTCGCGACATGATGCCAATGGTGGCTCCCACCATCACCGCGATAAGAAGCACCACCGGTATCACGGCGACATTCACAATGGACCAGATAAATGCATCCTGTCGCCCTGTTACCTTACGGACCCAGTTTGCCTGAACGACCATCCAGATCGAATTAAAGTAGCTGCGGGTAAGGATAGATAGCGCAAGTACCCAGCCCCAATGAAGACGTGGAGGCGGAAGTACGATCCGAGGATCGAGTGAAGGCTTATTTTCTGGCATGGCCAACACTCTAGCGATACTCCAGTACAAGCTCAAGCGGATTCCGCACTTTATACTTAAAGCTGATGCAGTCCATTCCCAATCTGGCAGCCGAGGTCACCAACCTCTCCCGGCTCTACGGCAGCTTCGCCGCGCTCAAGCGTGTCTCCTGCACCTTTACCGAAGGCGGCTTCCACGTCCTCCTCGGCCCCAACGGCGCAGGCAAATCCACGCTCCTCCGAACACTGGCCGGACTCATCACACCCACATCGGGAACCGTACAAACACTTGGCGGAACGCCCTTCCACGAGCGTCATCGCATGGCCTACATGAGCCACGCGCCGATGCTCTATGAAGAGCTCACGGCCATGGAAAACCTCCGTTACTTCCTGCGTCTGCAGAACCCCGGCGCCACCTGCGATTGTGTCGGTTCGCCGGAGATGGCGTTGCGCGCAGTCGGCATCGATCCGTTTCTCACGCGTTCTGTATCGCAGTTCTCCCAGGGCATGCGCCAGCGAGTATCCATGGCGCGCGCACTCGTCAGCGATCCCGAACTTCTGCTCCTCGATGAACCCTTCAGCAACATGGACGTCACAGGCGCAAAGGAACTTGTCACGCTGCTATTGGACTTCCGCACATGGCCGCTGGCCGGCGGTCGCAAGCGCACCGTCATCGTCACCACGCACCAGTTCGAACTTGTGGCCCACGCCGCCGATTCCGTCATCCACATGCGCCACGGCAGTATTGTGACGCCGGAGAATGAGGCGGCTGCATGAAGACGAACGCCGCGCGGCTGCTGGACAAACTCAACATCCGCTATGAAACCCGCGAGTATGAGGTCAACCCCGACGACCTTACCGCAGGCACCGTAGCGCGCAAGATCGACATGCCCGTGGAGCAGGTCTTCAAGACACTTCTCTGCCGCCTGAATGACGGTGAATACGTCTTCGGCGTCGTTCCCGGCAACAGCGAACTCGACCTGAAGAAACTCTCCGTAGCAGCAGAAGCCAAGAAGGCCGAACTCGCGTCGTTGAAGGATGTTGAACCGCTCACCGGCTACATCCGTGGTGGTGTCACCGTCATGGGCGCAAAGAAAG is a window encoding:
- a CDS encoding cytochrome c maturation protein CcmE, whose amino-acid sequence is MSQSGRSSVKVIVATVVIVGAVLFLAIAGARDSKATSYYCTISELQTMGNKAFKRNLRVAGNVKPGSIQRVGTHAQFVLLEQGKELSVNYEGTEPPPDTFKDDAQALAMGHLGRDGVFQATELQAKCASKYAPAPNGAKPGAQPAAMPNAASAAALVAPLK
- a CDS encoding ABC transporter ATP-binding protein, which gives rise to MQSIPNLAAEVTNLSRLYGSFAALKRVSCTFTEGGFHVLLGPNGAGKSTLLRTLAGLITPTSGTVQTLGGTPFHERHRMAYMSHAPMLYEELTAMENLRYFLRLQNPGATCDCVGSPEMALRAVGIDPFLTRSVSQFSQGMRQRVSMARALVSDPELLLLDEPFSNMDVTGAKELVTLLLDFRTWPLAGGRKRTVIVTTHQFELVAHAADSVIHMRHGSIVTPENEAAA
- the ybaK gene encoding Cys-tRNA(Pro) deacylase is translated as MKTNAARLLDKLNIRYETREYEVNPDDLTAGTVARKIDMPVEQVFKTLLCRLNDGEYVFGVVPGNSELDLKKLSVAAEAKKAELASLKDVEPLTGYIRGGVTVMGAKKAYRAFVDESIELFDTVSVSAGTRGLQLLLAPADYLRAAEAEVADLTKDGVTVE